The Panthera tigris isolate Pti1 chromosome E3, P.tigris_Pti1_mat1.1, whole genome shotgun sequence genome segment cctggagggtggagggagcGTCTAAAGGGGAGctttggagagagggaaggatgaaGTTGTTCAGGTGGGAACAAGAAAAAGTAGTGACAGGAAGGAGGTAAAAGCACATTGGGATGTTTCCAAACCACTCTGCCAGCACTCAAAGAGCACTCTGTGTACCTGGTTATACGCAGCGTGTTTGGGTAGGAGGTGCAGGAGGGCACCCGCACTCCACCCTCCGCCATTAGGCTGGTCCTATTTGTGGTGATCAGCAGGTCCCACAGCCTTAGAGACTCTTCTTGCCCCGGCTGCAGGTTGGGGGGTCTGCATTGGAGCCTCTCCAGGTGTTGGGCCTGAGCATGGATGTTCACACAGAATGAGGACTGGAGAGAGCAACCCCTCACACTAAGGGCTTTGCACCTCATTATCCTTATTATCTCTCTCATCATCATTCTGAAATCCCCAAAGCTCTTAACTGTTAGCTGCCTGCCAAGCTTAGTGGGGAGGGTCTTTGTAGGTGGGTGGTAGTTAACAGAACTGAGCAGTGAGAACTTTAGGGTTGGAAGGGTTTGGGGATGGCCCATTCCAACGTCCTCGTTTTATTGAGGTGGAAATTAGGGCTCAGAGAAGGGACCCTGCTTACCCAAGATCACCCAGTGACTTAGcggcaaaaaaaaatgttttatgcatttttttaggTCTGCTGAAGAAGTCTGTGAGGCTGAAAGTTTATCCAGGCAAGGAAATCAACATTTCCCGAGCCTCACATATGTGCTACCGTTTGTGCAGGCATCATCTCCTTCCCTGTGTTCCACTTGAGAAGCCTTCACTTTTCCCTTGAACAGGTGATGCTGACTTTGGAGGACAAGGACATGAAGGGGTTCACGTGGGCCATAGCCCCAGCTTTGACCTCCCTGGGCTACCTGCTTATACTGCTGGTCTCCATCTTTCCCTTCTGGGTGCGGCTTGTAAACGAGGAGTCCCATGAAGTGTTTTTCAGTGGCCTGTTTGAGAACTGCTTCCATATCAAATGCTGGAAGCCTCGACCCTTATCAGGTAAGGAGGgatggaggtggggatggggcagagggagatggggcCAGTGTGGGCACTTTGGGTGACAGAGAGGACAGAATTTAATAAGCCCCTAAGGGCATTTTCTGAGTCTCTACTTTTGGGGTTAGAGGAAAGTAGTGGCCAGGAGAAGGTTGATAATATCAGGTTGACCACCAGGGTCAGGAGCAAATGTGTCAACAACAAAGTTTATTTGCGGGGTAGGGCTGGATCCATCTAGGATGGAGGGGCGGGGGTCCTGCCCTACTCTGTGAGGCTGGATTTCAGCCTCACTTGTCAAACACCCGTCCGACTGTGGGTGGCTGCTCTACAGAGAATGTGCTCAGGCCTGAGGACCACATTTCGAAGGGAATGCACAGAAATATGAGCTCAGTGGACTGTGGATGCACTCGAGGCTGTGTTTTTATAAGGGGCTTGAGAGGGTCAGGGGGATGTCTGTCTTGGAAAGGAGGTGAACCTGGGGGATATAGGGGTTCTCTCCTGATAACAGAAGAGGAGAAGCCTCTTTGGGGGAAGATGGGCCACACTGTGTGAGCTCCTTGATCTGGAATTGCTCAGCCTCGGTACTACTGACACTTTGGCTGGAAAACCTTTGTTGCGGGGCTCTCCTGTTGTTTGCAGGACAGTTAGTAGCACCCCTGCCCTCTACGGCCCACTTGATGCCAGTCGCACCCCGTACcctcagttgtgacaaccaacTTACCTCTTAGCATTGCCAAATATCCCTGGGGTGAGGAGGTGCAAACCTGTCTCCAGTTGAAAACCATTGGTTTAGCCCAAGAGTAGATTCTAGAAGTTTAGTGATACCTTTGTCTTGGGAGTTTAGTGATACGTTTGTCTTTTTGTCCCACCCCCCAGCTGTCCATCTCTGCGTGCTTAGAAGACTATAAAAACTCATATTAacagcagctctttctgcccatgggtcctgtccccatgctttaataaaatcatctttttttgcACCAACCCCCCCCAAACAAAGAAACCCTAAAAACCTCATTTTAACATGGGTCTGAATCATGCCAATAATAGGGGAATAAATCACCCTGTCATCAAGTCCCTTGCTCTGCTATTTTGGATCTATTTCATGACTTGTGTTAACTGGGATAATTAAATAAGCATTCCCCACAGAGTTCAGAACATCTCAACCTCACAGGTTCTGATTTGCACCAGCCACTTATTTCAGTGTGACCAGTATTGATGGAGTTCTTCACATTTCCACATGCAACTTGTATCATTTATGTTGCTTACTAAAATGACTGTTTGtccatctaatttttttttccccatacacTTCCATGTCACGGGGAACAAGATGTTGGAACCAGAGCATTCATTGTTGGGGGCAAAGTGGAGGGGTCAGAGCTGGGGTCCCAGGCCATGCTGTGGGACTGAGGGTGGtaagctggtgggggggggggcttctctTTGCAGGCTCTGCGGGGCTCTGTCCCTTGTCACGGGTCAGGTGTCCAGCTgcagcccagcctcccctcccccacagtgtACATCATTCTCGGCCGCGTTTTCCTGCTGTCCGCGGTTGTCCTGTCTTTCCTCACCACCTTCATCCTGGTGTCCTTTGCATCTCAGCTGTTTCCGAGGACCCGGAAGCACAATTTGGTGTCAGCCTTCATCAGCTTCCTCACAGGTGTGGAACAGGCAGGCAAGCCTTGTTGTCAGGCGGGCCTCAGCCttgggaaggggctggggaggggcccaaAGGCAGGGAGATGGTTGGTCTCTGTGGTGTCAggagagagaatttttagggACCCTCTCACCTGTGGCCTTCTCTGAGGcagcctgcccccccaccccagatcacAGTCCCTCTCTCTGAGGCTGCACAGCACCCTGTACTTCCAGCTAGCTCCACCCTCACTATGTTGGCTTGGGGTCATTTGTCTGGGGGTCTTTTTACCATAATCTCTATCCCAGTGACTGTCATAGAATCTGACACAGAATGATAATACACAAGTGAAATATGTGAGTGAAATATAAgtgtttgttggatgaatggatggaagaCACCATCTCTGCCCTTTGGAACCTTTTGACTTTAAAAGGCTGGCCAAGGCCCTACCCTGGGAGGCTCCCATCACATGGAGGAGGTGGAACGCTCACAGTGGGAAAATCAGGTTGAATTGCACCCAAAGCATCACACCCAGAGGGCCCCGTCTGGAGTCAGCCAATGGCACAGGCACAGAGGGTACCCGGGAAAGGGATTTCTGGTtatggggcctctgggaggtgaggcACATGGGCTTTGAAATGTGTTGGGAAGGAGGGCAAGACAGGCATGTGGGGTAGAGGTTATTGACTCTGAGAGGGCACAGGTGTGGGCTGGAGAAAGGAGCCTCCATGTAGGAACCATACAGGCTGTAAGCCATGTGACTCTGATTAAGAGCAAAGGTGGGAACCATGTGAGGAGATCAAGAGTGCTTCCCTATGACCCTGCAGGGGCCAGTGCCTTCCTGGCCTTGTTGCTGCATGCCCTGGAGATCCAGAATCTGAGGATGAAGCCCAGCCCCCCCAAGTTCTCGGTGCAGTGGCCTTACTACGTTCTGGGCTTTGCCATCCTTCTGTTCATAGTGGCTGGTGAGTGTCCTGGGGCTGgtgcccttctccctgccctctgtctgGATTCAGAAGCCATGGACACTCTAGAGCAACACTGTCCAAAACTGTGGTCACTAGCTACTTGTGGCCATTTCattacttaaaatgaaataaatagaaattcagtTTCTCGGCCATGCTAGCCACATTTCAGATGTTCAGTAACCACATTATTATGTGtctagtggctgccatattgaaTGGTGCAGATGCAGATATTTCCATCGTTGCAGAAAGTTCTACTCAACAGCACTGCTCTAGAGCCTCAGCCCTATATcccatcttcctcctctttgaCTTTGGAACCAACCTCCAGATCTCATATTCTGTCTTAGTGTCCTGGCTTCTAAGGGTTTCTATgcctatctctatctctatctcggAATCTACAATCTTATTCACCTCAGTCTCGCTTCACTCTCTTATTTTATATACCATCACCGTCTAAGTCTCAATCCTATTtaattttgtcctttttcctAATCTTCTTCCTACTATATTAATCTGACCCATGACATAATCTGTGTTAAC includes the following:
- the TMEM225B gene encoding transmembrane protein 225B isoform X1; translation: MGRPVMLTLEDKDMKGFTWAIAPALTSLGYLLILLVSIFPFWVRLVNEESHEVFFSGLFENCFHIKCWKPRPLSVYIILGRVFLLSAVVLSFLTTFILVSFASQLFPRTRKHNLVSAFISFLTGASAFLALLLHALEIQNLRMKPSPPKFSVQWPYYVLGFAILLFIVAGAICLFQEAACLRCRLLPNSQSIQETQGVIHLENMESLGGDLSSIQKETLLKEETII
- the TMEM225B gene encoding transmembrane protein 225B isoform X2, whose translation is MLTLEDKDMKGFTWAIAPALTSLGYLLILLVSIFPFWVRLVNEESHEVFFSGLFENCFHIKCWKPRPLSVYIILGRVFLLSAVVLSFLTTFILVSFASQLFPRTRKHNLVSAFISFLTGASAFLALLLHALEIQNLRMKPSPPKFSVQWPYYVLGFAILLFIVAGAICLFQEAACLRCRLLPNSQSIQETQGVIHLENMESLGGDLSSIQKETLLKEETII